In Marinobacterium sp. LSUCC0821, the DNA window AGGTAACGAATAAAAAAGTTATACATTTCAGTGATTTTAAGGATTAGTACTGCTCTATTCCGACAATAAACCAGTCCCCACCTACACTCTCCTTAGCTCGACATAGATGCCAAACCTCAGAAAATTCAGTCGCGTCTGATTTACCATCTTCACGAATCCAACCGTGAAACAGCATACTCACAACAAACTGATCTAAATCCTCTTGGAAGTTACCCAACTCCGCAATCACCGAAACGACCTCAGTATTCTGAACATCCGGCAACATTTCACGATTCTTTTTAAGTGAAACCAGCAGTTCTGGCGAAGTGTAACTTCCTATTTCACTCCAGTCCTGACGATCCCAAGCTGACTGTAGTGTTTTAAAGTGAGCCTCAGCACCAGCAACAAATGCTTTTGCGTCGAACCAATCTGGCGTCTCGATATCAACTTGCTGAAGACCTGCTGAAAGCCCACCCCAGCCATCTGAGGATAGAACTGCCTCACTGTTACGTGCCATCGGTATCTCTGGTGGTGCCTGATGTGCACCATATCCGCCCGCCATAGCAGGAGCTCTTCGCCCGCCAAAAATGCGAACTAGCATAAAGATCACGAGAGCAATTAATAGGATATCCATTAACTGGATCCCCTCAAAAGCGCCACCAAACAGCATTGCACCCAAAAGACCACCCGCTAGCATGCCACCCAGCAAGCCACCCATTGAAGGCTTAGCACCCTGCGTAGGTTTTGAGCTAGCTGTTGTTGCACTCTTAGATGGAGTTGGAGCTGGCGCCACTTTTTTCGGCATAGAGTAGCTTTTACCCAGACTAAAACCGCCTCCGAAGCGTTTTGCCTCTGCAAAGTTGGGTGCTGAAATGAGTGTGATCGCCATCAAGAGGCTGAGCAGATACTTCATCTGTTCTCCGTAGATAATTTTAGGTTTTGCTTGTTTGAGCTCTGGCAGCAAGTACGCGCGGTACTATAGCAAGCCAGATACCCAATATGATCATTGAAATTCCGACCAGATGGTACCCGTGAATCGACTCGTTTAAAACGATCACTGAGAGAATTGCACCAAATACCGGCATCAAGTAAATAAATAGCCCAGAGGTTGCCGCGCCTAGCTGCGCAACACCGCGATTCCAAAAGCTGAACGAGAGAATCGAAGGGAAGATTGCAATGTATACCATCAATCCCCAGATCGATGAGGTTAACTGTGGGATATGCAGCCCACCTTGCTCGACCAGCATGAAGGGGGCAATTGAGAGTGTACCTATCAAGACAGAGAGGCCAAAGAAGGTGAAAGGCTCCAACCCTTTCGGCATGTAGCGCAGGGTCACTGAGTAGATTGCCCAATCAGCGACAGCCACTAAAACCCACAGATCTCCGGGGTTTAGATGCAAAGTCATCAAACGTGCAGGCTCACCCTGAGTTATAAGTGCAACCACCCCTATAACCGATGAGATAATGCCTAGCCACTGCAGTGTAGAGACGCGCTCTTTAAAGAAGATACGGCTCAACAATAGAATCAACACTGGGATAAACGCATGAAGAAGCGTCACGTTAGTTGCCGTGGTTGTCTCAACAGCAAGGTAAATAAGCGTGTTAAAGGCGCCCACACCCGTGATCGATAGCCACAGAAGTATCGGAACATTTGACCGAATTATTGACCATTGACGCTTAGCTACCGGCAACCAAAAGGGCATCACGATCAAAAAGGCAAAACCCCAGCGCAAAAATGCGGTCATGAACGGGTCTGTCACATCAGCAACACCTCGCACCAGAACAGAGTTTGTCGCCCAAAAAAACGTTGTTAAAACCAATAATAGATAGGGCATCTGTCGCCTTAATTAACCTTTTAAAAGATTGAGTAGGAATCCCCTACTCGGTTCTGTGCCGTCAACTAGGTACTGCAACGAACGGCCGTTCTCGAATGCCCAACGCTGGTCTCGAATGGCATCCAGAGTTCCACAAAAAAGAATCTGATCTCCAGCACTAAGCTCAAGCAACTCGCCAGGTTCAAAGAAGAGCTCTTCACCACGTTTCACTAGCAGCGGTAAGAGACTTAACATCTTACTTCTATCCTCAGGCGATTTAGTGAGCGATCTAAGGTTCAAAGTACCACCCGTTTCCAAATACTTAATCACCGCTGGCGTCGACTCAACATCAAGGGTGACAGCCCGGCTTTCAACAA includes these proteins:
- a CDS encoding Tim44 domain-containing protein; its protein translation is MKYLLSLLMAITLISAPNFAEAKRFGGGFSLGKSYSMPKKVAPAPTPSKSATTASSKPTQGAKPSMGGLLGGMLAGGLLGAMLFGGAFEGIQLMDILLIALVIFMLVRIFGGRRAPAMAGGYGAHQAPPEIPMARNSEAVLSSDGWGGLSAGLQQVDIETPDWFDAKAFVAGAEAHFKTLQSAWDRQDWSEIGSYTSPELLVSLKKNREMLPDVQNTEVVSVIAELGNFQEDLDQFVVSMLFHGWIREDGKSDATEFSEVWHLCRAKESVGGDWFIVGIEQY
- a CDS encoding DMT family transporter, whose translation is MPYLLLVLTTFFWATNSVLVRGVADVTDPFMTAFLRWGFAFLIVMPFWLPVAKRQWSIIRSNVPILLWLSITGVGAFNTLIYLAVETTTATNVTLLHAFIPVLILLLSRIFFKERVSTLQWLGIISSVIGVVALITQGEPARLMTLHLNPGDLWVLVAVADWAIYSVTLRYMPKGLEPFTFFGLSVLIGTLSIAPFMLVEQGGLHIPQLTSSIWGLMVYIAIFPSILSFSFWNRGVAQLGAATSGLFIYLMPVFGAILSVIVLNESIHGYHLVGISMIILGIWLAIVPRVLAARAQTSKT